AAACCAGTTCCAGGTTCTTGGTACTGGTTTATTATCCTCCATCTTGCATGTCAGAACCACAAAGTCGCCCACATAGGAGACGATGGGCTTCTCTCTTCTCTCACCGATCTGCGGCACTGAAAGACAGAGCCGACACGTTACTGTCAATCTGCAGCAggtttctggaaaaaaatttttttttaaattacaaaacaagATGGTAATGCAGATGTGATCTGTACCTGCCAGAATAAAATCTAGTTCTGCttcattttcaaacacacaGGTGTAATTTCCAAGGTGTTCCTCACTCACAATGTTGAAcctgaaaaacagagagaaaagatgttaacattttgttttcattacagttttttcttctaaaatgtGACCCGTCTGCAGCTCTGCTAACCCAGAGGCAGGTTTTGGATTCAAAGACGTTTTTTTCTAAACCTTAAAGGTGAGATAACagcacagaaacaacagaaccAACATTGGATTCCACATAATAAGGTTCAAATGAcaacactgaaaaaataaatattaaaaaattcaGACGGTGTTGAATTATTCAGAACAGGTCAGATGATTTTATAACATTTCAGATTATAAACCAAACCTTCAGTCGCTCCATCTAAACATATTCAAAACAGTTCAATTTGCAAGTGAAAATGCCACCTTGCTAATCCACCTCGTCTGCTTTTGCTGCttcatattaaataaacatttattatgttCTGACAGTAAAAGGTTGTTTAAATAATATACTATCATGTTActgtaatataatatttatttgtaagaaTCTGAAAAGGTTTTGTTATAACATGGTAACTGTGAATATTACAAcatgttaaattattttgttcaaacatgAAAGATATATTGTTAGAAGTtttaagttttcacattttaacttGATGTAGTTCTATTTGTTGCTTGTGTTGCAGCTCTACGCGTTCATATAAACTAGTaatgacagacaaaaaaaaaccaagcagTTAGctgattatttctttaaaaaaacagagcatTGCAAATTAAATACAAGAAGCAtttttatggggaaaaaatgatgggtataatttaaattgatttatattgttattattttttaggtttaaaacaataaaaacaatccagACACTGTTACTGTTGTAGATCTAAGCAGAAAGGGGGTCAGTTTTTATATCTCTATGCTGGTAAATTTTAGTTGTTATTGTATtcaataatataacattttaaatgttttgtgaagaTCCATTTTCCTAAAAccaataaatgttgttttttttttattccagtttgGGTTAATTTTGAGCATGTGTGAATCACTTACACTCGTTGGAGTGTGTACTGCTGGTTCTCTGGGTCCACTGGGACTCGGCTGTCCTGAATTTCCATTCCGCCTTTTCTCCAGTAGCCAGTGATGTTGGGCTGTTTGTTCTGGTTACCAGTCCAGATGCACTCCAGCGACAGATTGACAGGATTCAGCAGCTCAACATTCTCAATTTTATTGTCGCCTGAGTAAAAGCAAACATGACATTgacatttgtgaataaaatataagaatttcctcattaaatatttagataaatgtaaatattttgacCTGTGAGGTGGACGCTCTTGGTGTTCGTTGGAAGAGAGCTGACCGGAGCCAATGGCGTCGGTGTTGGACCCACAGTTTCTGTCAGCAGAATATATCATTATTTGCTAGTTAATCTACCCTTCGGATTATTTTAACAGTGTGTAATCCACTGTAGTATttctagatttatttttgtttgacaaaaactCCCCTCTCTCAACATGAACACACTTGGTGCAAAGCAGAGAGGCGGACGACGTATGCATATGGAGTATGGAAAGCCATGTGTGCCATAAATCGCCACTTTTGCCACATATCTGGCTAAAAAGCTGCACAAGACGTTGGGTTAATACTTAGATGATTCAGATGTAACTTTGCAAGCCAAAGTTGTGCTATCACAGCATTTCTCTCGGTAGCCTTTTTAAAAAGCCGTAGCAGTTTACTCTTATCATTATCTCATCAACTTTAGTTCTTAACAGCTGACTGAGACCtgctgagttgtttttttgttttgtttttcagagcgTTGTGTGAATACACTGGGCTGTAAATGTGTTCCACCTAAAAACTCCATCTGTGTCTTTTTACACATGGATTTTTAATTCTGACTTCATTTTTGCTTACTACATAAACAATTGGTAACAGCCAGGTTGggtttattattttctgataGAACTGGAAAAGCATTTCCTTTAATTTTCCCATGACTGGAGATCCAGTTTTGGAAATGCCACCCTAAAGATCCAAACATGGTGCTGCTGGAAGCAGAGGTTCAGATTACAagtaaaatacagttttcaacaCCACTGCAGAGAGCTTCAGGTGGGTGTACCGTTTTGGTTATCGGATCTCTTCCCAGTAGACCAACAGTTTGAGGAAAACTGAGAGTGAGGCCTCAGAATAGAGGGACACATATTTTAACTGATTATTAGCAAAACTCAGCTGGAAGCTTTACTttagggtaaaaaaataaaaaattacaactcTCTAACTGCTTACTAAAAAGAGAGTATACACTGTTTGGTTTTCCTCAGGCACCTGTCGTGAACATATTACTTTTCACTGGAAATATTAGGATTAGGCGTCCAggtgaggtgttccaggcacgtcccaccgggaggaggtccaggggaagacccaggacacgctggagggattATGTCTCccgctggcctgggaacgcctcaggattcccccggaggagctggaacaagtggctggggagagggacgtctgggcctcccttctgaagctgctacccccgcgacccaactccggataagcggaagaaaatggatggatggatggatggaaatattagaaaattaaaaattgttcattttgacAAACCTTTTGATAGCTTGGAAACTGTTGATGTGAGCTTATATAtaacagatttattctgtttctgcaggtttgtctaatttaaagtgtttcagatcctcaaataaagtttaatgtGAAAGCTTAGCTCCGCCCCAATTTTTACCAATGTGGGTGGAGCCAAAAGACACTGAGGGGCGTGGCCAAGTCTAAAGCTGACTGGAGGGGTGAAGCACGACTAATAGGGTTAACAGTTTTAGGCTAAATATTGtagaattaaaacaagtttacacAAAATATCACAGATAATCTCAGAAaactaaagtcagaattttgagatacAATTCTGATAAAAACATTAGAGCTTAATCCTCTCTAATTAACTCTCTAATTAAAGGATTAGTTAAAATTataagattaaagtcagaattttaacCTTcgattttcaaattaaattttaaaattaaattaagattaaaGTAAGAATTTAATcttaattttcaaattaaaggctttgaaaattaagattaaagtcaaaatttaatccttaaatctccaattaaaagattaaagtcagatttctgagattaaagtaagAATTGAATCAAAATGTTCTAATTAAaggattaaagtcagaatctAATCCTTTAATATCCTAATTAAaggaataaagtcagaattctttctttctttccagtggtcctaatcctcttccgtagtaagttttaaatgattttatttttagtttcttagtGTTTTAAAGGGACGTTGTCTATTTATctttaagtaaagaaaaacagtttattttggttaaattaataattttagcGACCCATTGAAGTATTTCTCCACTCTTAGAAGACAAGTACACTTTCccaggacatttaaaaaaatcacattaatcCAAAAACTTCAAACTTAACGACATGTGGCGTAATCATACGACAATCTTGCTACATTTTCCTGTCAAGGTTACAGGAACACTCAGCGCCAACCTGAGGGAAGAACATCAGAGTCTGATCAGAAATCGAACCAGCAGGTGATTTACCTGAGCTGGTGAGTCTGCAGGTGGCCAGCGTCAGGAGGATGTTGATGGGAAGCTGCTTCATGGCTGATGTTCCTCTGTCCTCTGTGGGAGAAGGTCTGTGTCCCCGCCGCTGCACCGCCCCTCCTCCACCGGCTCCTCCGTGACGCAGCAGTGAGATCACTCTGCATCCTGTGTGTGGCAGAAGAAGATGACTCCACCCGTTATTGAGTCAGACAGCCTTCAGGTCCTCATGCTGCACTGCAGGGTGTTTTTGTCCTGCAGGGAAACTCGTGGAAAGGCAATTCTGTCTCAAATGCATCGTTGGAAAAGTTGATAAAGCCGCTACATTCTGCTGGAGAGCTTCTTTCTGTTATCTGAGAGGATCAGGCAGGAGAGTAACATGAGCAGGCGGCCTCCCTTTGTGAGCCGCACAAGGACAAGGAACTGTTCTGTTATGAAACCAACTAAATAAATGATGCACTGTGGCTTTATACAGGAAATGAGcatttttaacagtaaaaaatatagtttttactgtttagtccactaaaaaaacaaataccgAGTAATGttcactgttttttattatttctaatttctaTGGGATTATctttatgttctttttcttttattgtttgtcaGTGCTTTTTTTTACCCTTACCTGTCTTtggaaactaaacaaaactcttacaaagtatttttggtttaatttctagtgcaaatatcttagtacactgaaaataaggaaactaacttttcattaaagtacagaagcttgtttaaagtaaataattccttaatattgatgatttAATAGTGGTTAcactggctgattatttcaattatgaCATGGAAATAATGTCTTgctatgagtgaaataatcggCCAGTGGAAGCAgtaatttttcataaatattcaggaattattaacttaaatcaagctcatatttcttgctaaaaagttacttgtaagttagttttgtcttatttaaagtttacaaagatatttgaactagaaactaaaccaaaaatacttggtaacattttgcgTCACTTTatggaaatgattttgtttctctGGTCTGTAACACAGCTGGAAACTTTCTCAGTCATGACAGGCAGTATTTTTGACTCCAAGgttaaaacttttcaaaatccAGATCTTTATCGCTTTCATAAGGAAAATGTTCAAGTCCAAACAggttcaaatgaaaaatgaatgcaaGATTTGTCCCGACTCCGGCTGTAATCCACGCCTTGTGAATCTGTCAAACTCTTGGATTGGTTTtgtttcacaatcctctcaaAGGTGCCgattccttccactaaactttccattacTGCGCTTGGATACAGCCAGTTTCTTTTCCAGTGATCATTTGGGGTTTATCATCCATGTGGAGGGCGACAGAGTCTGCTGGATGATTTGGTCCTGTAAGCTAAagtatgcaataaaaaaaataaaataaatcttaattacattttttttattggtcttatgtaaTTATTCAAGGTTTCAGGGAAATaaattttgtttcactttctgaattaaaaacttactaaaaatattttgggttAATTAATTGAGAAAAACTGGAATATATGTTGTTCTTCCTATACAGAGTGACGATCAAATCcacagcaaacacaaacaacattCAACAAtgacaatttacaaaaatacatttttaaaataaaacctttacgcacaaagttttatgtaatttttttgtgtgttaccTCACAAAGGTTTTGCGTTCCCACGTAATAATGTATTCAGTATTCAGTTCATGCAGAATCATGGAAGGTTTTCTAAGGCTTTTCCAGGTATCATTTCATTTTTGAGTTATCTAAAGTTTTacctatttttcttttggataaATGCACCACAAATGTATGTGCAAAAAGCCACAAACATGAAAGATATTACATAAACAACCGTGGACAACCAATTAATAGATTAATTTTCAACCAATTTTCAGCTCCAACTAGTTAAGAAtgtagaaacacatttttatttaaagtttaatgtaCAAGTTTAACTGACATATGATTGTTTAGAAAATCACGACAGTGTGTTAGGGCCTTTGTGCATACATAAAAAAGTTGTGatacatttctgacaaaaaaaccttctagaaaaaaacttggaaatttctaactttcaaaagtttaaactttgctgtaaaaaagctcagaaattttgagattaatctcaattttgtagaaaaaaactttggaaaagttttggtgaaatttctaaaagtaaaacatttccaacttttaaaactcagaaatttccaagttttatctagaaaacatgagtttttctaggaattttctgacatttcagactcagaaatttgaaagattttttccTAGATAATTTATCAAATCAATCTCAaagttttctgagttttttctagcaaatcttcaacatttgaaactcaaaaatttgcattttttttcaagaaaatttctcagattagactcaaaatatttttgccaaaaatgtaCCTTTTATTCTTTGTACAGTGGCCCTACAATATAATTTATCGCAAGGGAACACAATACTtttgtgaggtaaaaaaaaaagaagtcccCCATGTTCCCTGTAGGGGGCGCTGTAAAATCTAAATACAGCCTACTAATGCTCAGAAATTCAAGGGTAAAGAAGGTAATttaacagcagcagaacagaaaTCCGTCCTTTGAGCGAGCTGGAGGCTCCGCGTCACTGAGGCTGAAGGTGCAGGCTGCTGATGAACACGGCCTGCAGCTCGTTGATGTCCTCCGTCGCCTCGATGGGGATGCTCAGCTTCCCCGGGGAGCTCAGGAGTCCGTCGGACTCGTAGGTCCGGTCAAAGTCGCACTGACTGAGCTGGTCGTAGCAGGAGAAGCCGCAGCCGCCTGCTGCGCCCTGAGCGTGCTCGCTGATGTGCAGGTAGGGGTGCTGCGGGGACAGGCGGCTGTAGTCCTGGTGCGACCCGTGGTGCAGGTGGTGCTGGTGCTCTGGGCCCGGGCTGTGGCAGGGGCTCTGGGACGGGCTGTGGGGCATCATGCAGGTCTGCAGGCAGCTGTTCCGCCGCACGGCCCGGTGCAGGTCCAGCCGGGCGATCAGTGGCTTCCCGATGTTCACGCTTTTGGTCCAGAATATGGGATGGTCATCGTCCATGGCTGCAAACGTTCCCTGAAGGCAAACGGTGAAAACCAGCTCCTCCTGTTGAGGGAAGGGttagcagagagaaaaaatgtttagaaagcaaaataaaaagtttgaataaaaagctTAAATAGACATTCAGGCCTGGAAGGAGTGAAATAACTttggtgttctgttgtttttaaactgttgtgCATGTAGTCTACATTTTTAGCTGCTCATATGTAGTtgtatacactgcaaaaacacaaaaccatacaaaataattatctagttagaaataagacaaaactaacttaaaagtaactttccaagcttattttaagtaaattattttttaatattgatgaaaaagtacttgttccattgacagattatttcatttgcaacaagacaatttttccatgttaaaagtgaaacaatctACCAATACAACTaagactttttcatcaatattagagaattatttacttaaaacaagctcagatAAATTCCTGAAGAGTTACTtatcagttagttttgtcttatttctagatATTTATAcgagaaactagataaaaatactttttaagatcttgtgtttttgcagtatttagtttttgtttgggCAGCTGTTGCCATgtaaagacacagaaaacttcATATTTAGAGCATTTGAGGAATTTCTACAGCTGAAAAGGCAGGATTTTGATAAAATTGTTGCTTGTGATTAGAAAAAGTATTTGAAtccttaaacatttcttttgttttttcagataaaattaGCAAGATAAAAAAGTTTGGGAGGACATTTAAGGTGCTCATTGTGTTTTTACCCTGAGTTTCTGCAGAGAGCTGAGTCTGGTGTAGAGGCAGTGCTGCGGCAGGCTGCTGGACAGCAGGTAGATCCCCGTCTCCTCGGGAGTCTCTCTGTTCATTTCCTTTGGATCAACATCAAGGTCCTGCAGTAAAAACAGCAGGATTTCACCTTCCaactcaaaatattacaaaacatcTGTAAAGTTGTCAAGAAGAGCACATCGCAGCGTGCAGACCAGAGAGAAGTCGGTGACGTGAGCCTGGCAGAAGGACATGTCCTCGGGCTTCTTCACAATGTGGGTGTAAATGACGAGAACGTTGGAAAACTCTGCAGCAAAGCCCAGCTTGATCTGAGCGCCACAGTCAAAGTTCAGGCTCATGCTTTCAGGAAGCtctgaaacaacaaacaaacgtttcaagtttattttgtgtACTGTTATTATTTAGGGCTGAagtgattaatcgtgattaatcaattagtaaaataatcgtcaactaatttagtaatcgttTAAACGTTTACTGGattatacagactcaaaaaaataaGGTAATTTGCTGAATTTATTAAGCTAAAATGTAAaaggaagatttttattttgcatttaagataaaaaaacttttagcttcacctggttcaaattctgttaaaaaaatcaatttatcatCTATTAccatccaattattaattggttaatccaaaATTAATCAACAAACCAGCCTCACCAACCTATATTCACCGATCAGCTGAGACTGAATAAACCAGAGGAATCCCAGTATATttacagtaattttttttaacaagactGATTACATCAAGGCATAATTTAGAGCCACAATGTTTAACTTAAGGCTTCCCTGACGATGGATAAGACATTATTAGACACTTTTAAAACACTTACCGTGAGCTTTTGCCCACTGTCTGCTGTGAGCGTGAACGAGGTCTGCACTGTCGCCGGGCAGAATGGGGTCGGTCAGCGCCCTCCTCTCTGATAGGCTGCTACGGATTTCCAGAGCCTGCTTTCCCTTTGTGGCGTCAAACTGACCCATGTCTGGCCAGAAAGACATTCGAGGAACAAAAAGTGACTCAAACGAGAATAGTAAAGTTTTTGTGAGCATTTAAAGGAGATCTAATAagcaaatttcacattttgcacatttctatATCTCcgtttgggtctcaactgcttctaaaagcagccaaagtgtttttaaaaaaatcacccaGCAgtctggcaataagttaatgttttttagtgtttggaaaatgagccgtttcaaaaatcTCCTaatttttaagtcacatttggcactgcgctgttacctagcaacaccagcaAAGGCTAGCCCGTTACCTAGCtcccaagcagagctccagcatgtttggtcagctggttttactgctgtaagCTCTGTACATGGgctgtttttaaagacaaatgttttgtcttgttggttgtgcagaaggctctACTAATTCTTGTCAAAGACGTACAGTTGTACAATTGTGGATCTGTTTGTGGattgtggccagcagcagcttattagtatttaaagtgacaagacgccgtaaaacagctcattctaagaatgattttgtgaaaaaaacataaacatgttttgaacaGGCTTATTTTAACCTGTTCACGAAGCATGATACGTCACATTTAAAGCTTAAATGACACCATGGTAACGCTTCATAATATGTTCACCAACAGTACCCTCATGTCACTTTAAAACCAACCACCCAAGCTAACAAATCCTGCTCTTGTATCTATTATGTTATAAAAACCCAATTTAGTAATACAGTACATTCCCCAACACTTGACatttgtgttttgcacagcttcttttccttttctcacCTTCTGCCACTCTGTCGAGCACCACCGTGATCTTCTCGTCATCCAGCAGCCGTTTCTTTAAAAACCTAACGAACACGCCGTTGGTGAAACCCGTGGAGCTCAGCTCAAAGGCCTCAGCGTCCTGGCACCTGCATTACCACtcaaagaataaattatttaatttctgagagaacaaaaaaaaaattaactgaaatcaCAACATCTGCTGCAGACTTACGTCGCATATCCAAAGACAATGTTGGCCGTGACTCTCAGGACGATGTTCGGAGTGCTTTCATCATGAATAttcctaaaaataaagattatatttataaagaaaataaaatccaaattgtATGGAACAAATGAATGTTATCAGATGGGCAGAGTGaaaatttaatactttttaaaacagcGACTGTACATAAAGCTGAACCTAGTTCAGTACATGttgttttggaagaaaaaaaaaatcacattttatacttttttgtacttccatttgggtttctactgcttctaaaaacaggcTAAgcgctaaaaacaaaaaaaaacacccagtcgttttctggcaataagttcatgtttttggtaagccgtttcaaaaaccttcagtATGTAAATTTACATTCCGGGGCATCGggccgttgcctagcaaccaaagcCAACCCCTTACCTACAAACAAAAGCGGAGCTCCAGctcatttggtcagctggttttaccgctgtatgcgctgtGCAATGGccactggaaaagacaagtgcttTGTTGTTGACCTACCATCCAGAAACTTCTTGCtggattcttgttggttgtgcagaagactctactaatgcttttcaaagatgtacggttgcaTAAATGCGCATCTGCTTTCTGCCATTTTCACGTGCAAATGTAAACTATGAGTTGAAGGACATGGCCAGTAGCagcttatttgtattttaagtgacaagacgccctaaaacaactcattctgaaaggagcttgAAACAGGCCGAAATGACATTGTctcagaatgattttgtgcaaatgtGTAATGAACAGGTTCCGTATAGCCCATagatctatcctaacctgttcaaggaagcttAGTAGAAGTAGAGGTGATGGCCTCACCTTTTTCTGCACATGtccagcagaaaaacattgaGGCCCGTTTCCTTCTCCTGCATCAGCTTCAGAATGCTTTGCACACACAGGCAGTTGGCGGAGTGGTATGGGTTTGGTGCATCCACCGGCACCATGAAGCTGTTTCCGTAGTTCTCATATCCGTGTCCAGCGTAGTACAGCAGACCTGAGGATGGAGCAGTGCGTGTAAGTCAGCACTCCTGA
The genomic region above belongs to Xiphophorus maculatus strain JP 163 A chromosome 12, X_maculatus-5.0-male, whole genome shotgun sequence and contains:
- the LOC102219047 gene encoding mucosa-associated lymphoid tissue lymphoma translocation protein 1-like isoform X1 produces the protein MSDSLERSTKINSLKESTVKKLCEVLDKSSNKGWRKLGEIVSSDRRFKVSSDDMEMCSLRVLEVEGSPSLTLLRLMGERGCTTGHLMDYLQTLGNSDALQCLKPPALQILIQPQSVALICGHNLRLSCHAVGKSPVQYQWFKSREEVPNSFSPELLISPVQVKDAGFYICRVNCGDACEFSQWAQVDVLNVTMSYAPGQSYQSIDGRLKLAIHPQSQRLHVGETLQLECGAVGRPIPRYQWHRNGVPIPKATKRKLMIPQLMQDHHGRYRCEISSSTERMWTNEVDVVIAPRISVQISGAMECSEDDIYAIGGDSCELFLNSLPEQLYATDKVALLIGNLSYQNHPQLKAPMVDVYDLTNLLRQLNFKVVSLLDLTESEMRNAVDEFLLLLHKGVYGLLYYAGHGYENYGNSFMVPVDAPNPYHSANCLCVQSILKLMQEKETGLNVFLLDMCRKRNIHDESTPNIVLRVTANIVFGYATCQDAEAFELSSTGFTNGVFVRFLKKRLLDDEKITVVLDRVAEDMGQFDATKGKQALEIRSSLSERRALTDPILPGDSADLVHAHSRQWAKAHELPESMSLNFDCGAQIKLGFAAEFSNVLVIYTHIVKKPEDMSFCQAHVTDFSLDLDVDPKEMNRETPEETGIYLLSSSLPQHCLYTRLSSLQKLREELVFTVCLQGTFAAMDDDHPIFWTKSVNIGKPLIARLDLHRAVRRNSCLQTCMMPHSPSQSPCHSPGPEHQHHLHHGSHQDYSRLSPQHPYLHISEHAQGAAGGCGFSCYDQLSQCDFDRTYESDGLLSSPGKLSIPIEATEDINELQAVFISSLHLQPQ
- the emb gene encoding embigin, with product MKQLPINILLTLATCRLTSSETVGPTPTPLAPVSSLPTNTKSVHLTGDNKIENVELLNPVNLSLECIWTGNQNKQPNITGYWRKGGMEIQDSRVPVDPENQQYTLQRVFNIVSEEHLGNYTCVFENEAELDFILAVPQIGERREKPIVSYVGDFVVLTCKMEDNKPVPRTWNWFKNNGTNKEQLFEAQRYDITVNGRSAKLKVKDVSEADSGVYHCAAVYNISTSTSKMHLKVITIWEPLKPFLSILVEVVILVTAILIYERSHSKKKEAEANGPNADPKNTQPQGEDEEAEESTSVRQRKT
- the LOC102219047 gene encoding mucosa-associated lymphoid tissue lymphoma translocation protein 1-like isoform X2, with protein sequence MSDSLERSTKINSLKESTVKKLCEVLDKSSNKGWRKLGEIVSSDRRFKVSSDDMEMCSLRVLEVEGSPSLTLLRLMGERGCTTGHLMDYLQTLGNSDALQCLKPPALQILIQPQSVALICGHNLRLSCHAVGKSPVQYQWFKSREEVPNSFSPELLISPVQVKDAGFYICRVNCGDACEFSQWAQVDVLNVTMSYAPGQSYQSIDGRLKLAIHPQSQRLHVGETLQLECGAVGRPIPRYQWHRNGVPIPKATKRKLMIPQLMQDHHGRYRCEISSSTERMWTNEVDVVIDDIYAIGGDSCELFLNSLPEQLYATDKVALLIGNLSYQNHPQLKAPMVDVYDLTNLLRQLNFKVVSLLDLTESEMRNAVDEFLLLLHKGVYGLLYYAGHGYENYGNSFMVPVDAPNPYHSANCLCVQSILKLMQEKETGLNVFLLDMCRKRNIHDESTPNIVLRVTANIVFGYATCQDAEAFELSSTGFTNGVFVRFLKKRLLDDEKITVVLDRVAEDMGQFDATKGKQALEIRSSLSERRALTDPILPGDSADLVHAHSRQWAKAHELPESMSLNFDCGAQIKLGFAAEFSNVLVIYTHIVKKPEDMSFCQAHVTDFSLDLDVDPKEMNRETPEETGIYLLSSSLPQHCLYTRLSSLQKLREELVFTVCLQGTFAAMDDDHPIFWTKSVNIGKPLIARLDLHRAVRRNSCLQTCMMPHSPSQSPCHSPGPEHQHHLHHGSHQDYSRLSPQHPYLHISEHAQGAAGGCGFSCYDQLSQCDFDRTYESDGLLSSPGKLSIPIEATEDINELQAVFISSLHLQPQ